The Paenibacillus beijingensis nucleotide sequence TTTGAAAGTATTACGTAACGATTACGATAAAGTGGAGCAAGCGCTCGTCAAGCGCAACAAACCGCTTGAACTGATCAGCGAATTTCCCGCGCTTGACCAAAAGCGGCGCGATCTACTGCAGGAGAGCGAACAGCTCAAGAACCGCCGCAACAGCGTGTCGCTGGAAGTGGCCCGCTTGAAAAAGAGCGGAGGCGATGCCGAAGCGCTTATCGTTGAGATGCGGGAGGTAGGCGACCGCATTAAAGAGCTCGACGAGGTAGGACGCGAGGTCGAGGCCGCTATTGATGAGCTGCTGCTGTCGATCCCGAACATTCCGCATGATAGCGTGCCGGTGGGCGCATCGGAAGAAGAGAACGTTGAAATCCGGCGCGCAGGCGAGCCGGCATCCTTCGATTTTGAGCCGAAGCCGCACTGGGATATCGCTTCGGAGCTCGGCATTCTCGACTTCGAACGGGCGGCTAAAGTAACGGGATCGCGCTTCGTATTTTACCAAGGGCTCGGTGCGAGACTGGAGCGGGCGCTCATCAACTTTATGATGGATCTGCACAGCGACAAGCACGGCTATCAGGAAGTGCTGCCGCCGCAAATCGTGAACCGCAGCAGTCTGATCGGAACGGGACAGCTGCCGAAGTTCGAAGAGGATTTGTTCAAGCTCGCGAACTCCGACTATTATCTCATTCCGACTGCGGAAGTTTCGGTTACGAATATTCACCGCGAAGAGATTTTGTCGATCGAGGAGCTGCCGAAGCATTTTGTGGCGTTCAGCGCTTGTTTCCGCTCCGAAGCGGGTGCGGCCGGACGCGATACGCGCGGCCTGATCCGTCAGCACCAATTTAATAAGGTTGAGCTGGTGAAACTCGCGAAGCCGGAAGAATCGTATGACGAGCTGGAAGCGATGACGCAGAACGCCGAGAAAGTTCTCCAGCTGCTTGGATTGCCTTATCGCGTTCTGGCGCTCTGTACGGGCGATATGGGCTTTACGTCGGCGAAAACGTACGATCTGGAAGTGTGGCTGCCAAGCGCCGGTACATACCGGGAAATTTCGTCTTGCTCGAACTGTGAAGACTTCCAAGCCCGCCGTGCAGGCATCCGTTTCCGCCGCGATCCGAAGAGCAAGCCGGAATTCGTGCACACGCTGAACGGCTCGGGACTCGCGGTAGGCCGGACGGTTGCCGCCGTGCTCGAAAACTACCAGCAGGCGGACGGAACGGTTGTCGTTCCGGAAGTGCTTCGTCCGTATATGGGCGGCCTCGAAGTGATCGGACGGCGCTAGAGCGCATCTTTTTCATCCACCGGTGACATGGACGGCCTTTTTCGACAGCGGAAAGGGACCGTTCATGCTACAGGGGGACTTTCATCCCAAAAAAAACCGGTTTTTGTATGTATTTGCGGTTGCTTCTTATTTTATGCCTGTGGTACAATTCAATTTGTTATCAGTTTTCCTCGATGGAGAGATACCGAAGCGGTCATAACGGGGCGGTCTTGAAAACCGTTAGGGTGCAAGCCCACGTGGGTTCGAATCCCACTCTCTCCGCCATAAACGACAA carries:
- the serS gene encoding serine--tRNA ligase, with protein sequence MLDLKVLRNDYDKVEQALVKRNKPLELISEFPALDQKRRDLLQESEQLKNRRNSVSLEVARLKKSGGDAEALIVEMREVGDRIKELDEVGREVEAAIDELLLSIPNIPHDSVPVGASEEENVEIRRAGEPASFDFEPKPHWDIASELGILDFERAAKVTGSRFVFYQGLGARLERALINFMMDLHSDKHGYQEVLPPQIVNRSSLIGTGQLPKFEEDLFKLANSDYYLIPTAEVSVTNIHREEILSIEELPKHFVAFSACFRSEAGAAGRDTRGLIRQHQFNKVELVKLAKPEESYDELEAMTQNAEKVLQLLGLPYRVLALCTGDMGFTSAKTYDLEVWLPSAGTYREISSCSNCEDFQARRAGIRFRRDPKSKPEFVHTLNGSGLAVGRTVAAVLENYQQADGTVVVPEVLRPYMGGLEVIGRR